Part of the Vibrio ishigakensis genome, TGAAATCGAAATCGACGTACGTGTAGAAATCGATCGCAAGAGCGGTGAATTCGATACTTTCCGTCGTTGGGAAGCAGTTGAGGAAGTAGAGAACCCAACTAAAGAGATTTCTTTAGAGGCAGCTCAATACGATGACGAAACTATTGAACTTGGCGATTTCATCGAAGAAGAGATTGAATCAGTTAAGTTTGACCGAATCACTACTCAAACTGCTAAGCAAGTAATCGTACAGAAAGTACGTGAAGCTGAGCGTGAGCAAGTTGTTGAGAAGTTCATCGACAACGAAGGTGAGCTAATCACAGGTGTGGTTAAGAAAGTTAACCGCGAAACTGTAGTTATGGACCTTGGTGAGAACGCTGAAGCGGTAATCCTACGTGAAGACCAGCTTCCTCGTGAAAACTTCCGTCCAGGTGACCGTGTACGTGGCCTACTGTACTCAGTACGTCCAGAAGCTCGCGGCTTCCAACTATTTATGACTCGCTCTAAGCCAGAGATGCTGACTGAACTGTTCCGCATCGAAGTGCCAGAGATTGCTGAAGACATCATCGAACTTAAAGGTGCTGCTCGTGATCCAGGTTCTCGCGCTAAGATCGCAGTTAAAACTAATGACCGCCGTATCGACCCTGTAGGTGCTTGTGTTGGTATGCGTGGTGCTCGTGTGCAGGCTGTATCTGGTGAGCTTGGTAACGAGCGTATCGATATCGTTCTTTGGGACGACAACCCAGCTCAGTTTGTTATCAACGCTATGGCTCCTGCTGACGTTGCTTCAATCATCGTTGATGAAGACACGCACTCAATGGACATCGCAGTTGAAGCTGACAACCTAGCGCAAGCTATCGGTCGTAGCGGCCAGAACGTTCGCCTAGCGTCTCAACTAACAGGTTGGGAACTGAATGTGATGACAGTTGAAGACCTGCAGAAGAAGCACGAAGCAGAGTCAACTGAAGCTATCGAAAGCTTCATGAAGCACCTAGACATCGAACAAGACTTCGCTGAACTTCTTGTAGAAGAAGGTTTCTCTAGCCTAGAAGAAGTAGCTTACGTTCCTATGAGCGAACTACTAGAAATCGACGGCTTGGATGAAGATCTTGTAGAAGAACTACGTGGCCGAGCTAAAGATGCACTGACTACTCTTGCGCTTGCGCAAGAAGAATCATTTGAGGGTCTACACCCAGCAGACGACCTACTAGGTCTTGAAGGTCTAGAGCGCGAGATGGCGTTCAAACTGGCTGCAAAAGGTGTAACTACTCTAGAAGATCTAGCAGACCAAGGTATTGATGACCTTGAAGGTATTGAAGACCTTACAGAAGAGCGCGCAGGTGAGCTAATCATGGCTGCACGTAACATCTGTTGGTTTGGCGACGAAGAATAATCCGGCACGGAGGTAGTTGAATGACACAACTGACTGTTAAAGCTCTTAGTGAAGAAATTGGTACGCCGGTTGATCGCCTGATTGAGCAATTGGCTGACGCAGGTTTGAAAAAATCTGCTGCAGATAACGTAAGCGACGACGAAAAACAAACGTTGCTGACTCATCTTAAGCGTGAGCACGGTGACACTTCAGGTGAAACTGAGCCTACTCGTCTAACTCTACAGCGTAAAAAGCGTAGCACCCTAAGTGTTTCTGCTGGCGGCGGTAAGAGCAAAGATGTTACTGTAGAAGTGCGCAAAAAACGTACATACGTTAAGCGTACTGCAGTGGAAGAAGAAGCTCGCTTAGAAGCAGAAGAGAAAGCACGCCTAGAAGCAGAAGCTACGGCGAAGCGCGAAGCTGAAGAGCAAGCACAACGTGAAGCTGAAGAGAAAGCGAAACGCGAAGCTGAAGAAAAAGCTAAGCGTGAAGCAGAAGCCGCAGCAAAACGCGAAGCTGAAGAAAAAGCTAAACGCGCAGCTGCTGACAAAGCTGAAACTAAAGACGTTGCAGCCGAGCAGAAAGAGACAGAAGAGCGTAAAGTGAAAAACGATCAAGCAGCCAAAGAAGCGGCTGAACTTAAACGTCGTCAGGAAGAAGAAGCGAAACGTAAAGCAGAGCAGGAAGCTGCAAAACAAGCTGAAGAAACGCGTAAACTTGCTGAAGAAAACGCTGAACGTTGGGCTAAACAAGCTCAAGAGAAGACTTCAGAAAACGGTGACTATCACGTAACTACTTCTACTTACGCTCGTGAAGCGGAAGACGAAGCTGACCGTCGCGCAGATGGTGGCGGTCGTAAGAAGAAGAAGAAAAAAGCAAATGCTAACGACAAAGCGGCACCTAATGCTCGCGGCGGTCGTAACCAGCGTGGTCGCGGTAAAGGCAAACTTGCTAAGCCAGCGTCAATGCAACACGGCTTCGATAAGTCTGCATCTGTAGCTAAAGCAGACGTAGTTATCGGTGAAACCATCGTGGTTTCTGAGCTTGCAAGCAAGATGTCAGTTAAAGCAACTGAAGTTATCAAGGTAATGATGAAGATGGGTGCTATGGCAACCATCAACCAAGTAATCGACCAAGAGACTGCACAACTTGTTGCTGAAGAAATGGGTCACAAAGTAATCCTACGTAAAGAGAACGAGCTAGAAGAAGCAGTACTAAGCGATCGCGACAGCGACGCAGAAGCGACTCCTCGTGCTCCGGTAGTTACCATCATGGGTCACGTTGACCATGGTAAGACTTCTACCCTTGACTACATCCGTAAAGCACACGTTGCTTCAGGCGAAGCTGGTGGTATTACACAGCACATCGGTGCATACCACGTTGAAACTGAAAACGGCATGATCACCTTCCTTGATACTCCTGGACACGCAGCGTTTACCGCAATGCGTGCTCGTGGTGCTCAAGCGACAGATATCGTAGTTCTAGTAGTAGCTGCAGACGATGGCGTAATGCCACAAACCATCGAAGCGATCCAGCACGCGAAAGCGGCTGAGGTTCCTCTGATTGTTGCAGTGAACAAGATCGATAAAGAAGGTGCTAACCCAGACAACGTTAAGAACGAACTGGCACAGTACGATGTAATCCCTGAAGAGTGGGGCGGTGAGAACATGTTTGTTCACATCTCTGCGAAACAAGGTACCAACATCGATGGTCTTCTTGAGACTATCCTACTTCAATCTGAAGTTCTTGAGCTTGAAGCTGTAGCTGAAGGCATGGCATCTGGTGTTGTTGTAGAATCTCGCCTAGACAAGGGCCGTGGTCCTGTTGCTACTGTACTTGTTCAATCAGGTACGCTTAACAAGGGTGACATCCTACTTTGTGGTCAAGAGTACGGCCGTGTTCGTGCGATGCGCGATGAGAACGGTCAAGAGATCACTGAAGCTGGTCCTTCTATCCCTGTGGAAATCATCGGTCTATCTGGTGTTCCAGCGTCAGGTGACGAAGCTACAGTAGTACGTGACGAGCGTAAAGCACGTGAAGTAGCGAACTACCGTCAAGGTAAATTCCGTGAAGTTAAACTAGCACGTCAGCAGAAAGCTAAACTGGAGAACATGTTCTCTAACATGGCTGCTGGTGAAGTTGCTGAGCTTAACGTGGTACTTAAGGCTGACGTACAGGGTTCTGTTGAAGCAATCGCTGACTCTCTACGCAAGCTATCTACTGACGAAGTTAAAGTTAACATCGTAGGTTCAGGTGTAGGTGGTATCACCGAAACTGACGCAGTACTAGCAGCAGCATCTAACGCTATCATCCTAGGCTTTAACGTTCGTGCGGACGCTTCAGCGCGTCGTGCAATCGAAAATGAAAACCTAGACCTTCGCTACTACTCAATCATCTATCAATTGATCGATGAAGTGAAACAAGCGATGGGCGGTATGCTTGCTCCAGAATTCAAGCAAGAGATCATTGGTCTTGCTGAAGTACGTGACGTATTTAAGTCACCTAAACTGGGCGCAATCGCTGGTTGTATGGTTACTGAAGGCCTGATCAAGCGTAGCAACCCAATCCGCGTACTTCGCGATAACGTTGTTATCTACGAAGGTGAGCTTGAGTCTCTACGTCGCTTTAAAGACGACGTTCAAGAGGTTAAGAACGGCTACGAATGTGGTATCGGCGTTAAGAATTACAACGATGTTCGCGTAGGCGACCAAATCGAAGTATTCGAAACAGTTGAAGTGAAGCGTACGCTAGACTAATCGTCGCGACACCTCAATATTGACAAGTAGCTATCAGAATCGATAGTCGGTTGTTGAATACACCATGGGGGGCTTTAGCCCCCCATTCTTTCTATAGTGAGAAAAGAAATGTCAAAAGAATTTAGCCGCACTCAACGAGTGTCACAACAGCTGCAAAAAGAGCTAGCTGTTATCCTACAACGCGAAATCCGCGATTCTCGCATCGGTATGGCAACCATTTCGGATGTAGAGGTTTCTCGTGACCTTGCTGTTGCCAAGGTATTCGTTACCTTCCTATGCATCGGCGACCAAACTCCTGAATCTAGCCTTGAAGCGCTAAAAGAGCATGAAGTGCAGATCCGCATGATGCTTGGTAAGCGTATTCGTCTACGCCTAACTCCCGAGGTGCGTTTTGTGTACGATAGCACCCTAGTTGAAGGTATGCGAATGTCTAACCTTGTTAGCGACGTGGTTAGCAAAGACAAGCAAAAGCGTGATGACTCTGGTCGTGGAGATGAAGAGTAATGGCGAGAAGACGTAAAGGCCGTCCGGTCAATGGCGTAATCCTGTTAGATAAGCCCACAGGCATTTCATCTAACGATGCGCTACAAAAAGTTAAGCGTATTTTCTTTGCAGAGAAGGCAGGTCACACAGGTGCACTTGACCCTCTTGCAACAGGTATGCTTCCAATTTGTTTGGGCGAAGCGACCAAGTTTTCTCAATATCTGCTCGACTCAGATAAGCGCTACCGCACCATAGCTAAGCTAGGTGAGCGCACTAACACCTCTGACTCAGACGGTGAAGTAGTAGAAACGCGTCCAGTTAATGTAACTGAAGAACTGTTACAAGAGTGCATCGAAAAATTCCGTGGTACAACTGACCAGGTTCCTTCAATGTTCTCAGCGCTAAAGTACCAAGGTAAGCCTCTGTACGAATACGCTCGTGAAGGCATCGAGGTACCGCGTGAGTCTCGTAAGATCACCGTGTATGAGATCAATCTGATCCGCTTTGAGGGCGATGAGGTTGAGCTAGAAGTACACTGCTCTAAGGGTACTTATATCCGTACTATCGTTGATGACCTAGGAGAGATGCTAGGTTGTGGCGCACACGTGACTTACCTTCGCCGTACTGGTGTAGCTAACTATCCGTATGAGCGCATGATGACTCTGGAGCAACTGGATGAACTGCTTAAGCAAGCACATATCCAAGAAGTGGCTCCAAAAGAACTACTAGACCCGCTACTTCTGCCTATGGACACAGCGGTAGAAGAACTGCCTGAGGTTAACCTTATCCCTGAGCTTGCGGATATGGTTCAACATGGTCAGCCAGTACAGGTACTTGGCGCTCCGGCGGAAGGCCCTGTGCGCATGACTAAAGGCGAAGAAAAGCTATTTATTGGTGTGGCGGATATCGATGACGATGGTCGCATCGCACCTAAGCGTTTGGTGGTATTCCGCGAGGAAAGCTAACAGCAATGATCTCTCAGTTGATAGTTAAAAACTGATAGCTATCAGCTATTGCTTTGCTTAAAGCTTGTCCGTATAATCCACCGCTCTCGTGTCGGCTGAATCAGAGATTGGCTGGCACAAATTTAAACTTAACTCTTTAGGAGAGAATTATGTCTCTGAATGCAGAAACTAAAGCAGCAATCGTTGCTGAGTACGCACAAAGCGAAGGCGATACAGGTTCACCAGAAGTACAAGTAGCTCTACTTACTGCTTCTATCAACCACCTACAAGGTCACTTTGCTAACCACAAGCAAGACCACCACAGCCGTCGCGGTCTTCTACGCATGGTTTCTCGTCGTCGTAAGCTTCTAGATTACCTAAAAGGTAAAAACCTAGATCGCTACCACGCGCTAATCAAACGTCTAGGCCTACGTCGCTAATAAGTGACTGCATAGATCAGTTTGTACAAAAAGGGGCTATATGCCCCTTTTTTGACGCCTAAATTTAGCCAAAGCTCAATTAAGCCGTTATACTACTCCACGAATTTTTTCAGGAAATTCGTAACTATATTTAATCACTACTCGAAGCATTACAGTCACCCTCGTCGACCAAAAGGTCGCGACTATTAAAAATAGATTCCAAGATTCTGTTTTTACTAGTCGCGATTTGTAATGCCTTAGAGTGAATGAACCACTTATCTAAGCCTCGCTTAGAACAAGGAATTAGAATGTTCGAAAAACCAGTTGTTAAGACTTTCCAATATGGAAACCACACAGTAACGCTTGAGACCGGTGTTATGGCTCGCCAAGCGACTGCTGCTGTTATGGTTAACATGGATGACACAGCAGTATTCGTATCTGTTGTTGGTAAAAAAGAAGCAGTTGAAGGTCAAGACTTCTTCCCTCTAACTGTAAACTACCAAGAGCGTACTTACGCTGCAGGTAAGATCCCTGGCGGTTTCTTCAAGCGTGAAGGTCGTCCTTCTGAAGGCGAAACCCTGATTGCACGTCTAATCGACCGTCCAATCCGTCCGCTATTCCCAGATGCGTTTAAGAACGAAGTTCAAGTAATCGCAACTGTTGTGTCTGTAAACCCAGACGTTCAGCCTGACATTCCAACCATGATCGGTACTTCAGCAGCACTTGCCATCTCTGGTATCCC contains:
- the rbfA gene encoding 30S ribosome-binding factor RbfA, which produces MSKEFSRTQRVSQQLQKELAVILQREIRDSRIGMATISDVEVSRDLAVAKVFVTFLCIGDQTPESSLEALKEHEVQIRMMLGKRIRLRLTPEVRFVYDSTLVEGMRMSNLVSDVVSKDKQKRDDSGRGDEE
- the infB gene encoding translation initiation factor IF-2, which codes for MTQLTVKALSEEIGTPVDRLIEQLADAGLKKSAADNVSDDEKQTLLTHLKREHGDTSGETEPTRLTLQRKKRSTLSVSAGGGKSKDVTVEVRKKRTYVKRTAVEEEARLEAEEKARLEAEATAKREAEEQAQREAEEKAKREAEEKAKREAEAAAKREAEEKAKRAAADKAETKDVAAEQKETEERKVKNDQAAKEAAELKRRQEEEAKRKAEQEAAKQAEETRKLAEENAERWAKQAQEKTSENGDYHVTTSTYAREAEDEADRRADGGGRKKKKKKANANDKAAPNARGGRNQRGRGKGKLAKPASMQHGFDKSASVAKADVVIGETIVVSELASKMSVKATEVIKVMMKMGAMATINQVIDQETAQLVAEEMGHKVILRKENELEEAVLSDRDSDAEATPRAPVVTIMGHVDHGKTSTLDYIRKAHVASGEAGGITQHIGAYHVETENGMITFLDTPGHAAFTAMRARGAQATDIVVLVVAADDGVMPQTIEAIQHAKAAEVPLIVAVNKIDKEGANPDNVKNELAQYDVIPEEWGGENMFVHISAKQGTNIDGLLETILLQSEVLELEAVAEGMASGVVVESRLDKGRGPVATVLVQSGTLNKGDILLCGQEYGRVRAMRDENGQEITEAGPSIPVEIIGLSGVPASGDEATVVRDERKAREVANYRQGKFREVKLARQQKAKLENMFSNMAAGEVAELNVVLKADVQGSVEAIADSLRKLSTDEVKVNIVGSGVGGITETDAVLAAASNAIILGFNVRADASARRAIENENLDLRYYSIIYQLIDEVKQAMGGMLAPEFKQEIIGLAEVRDVFKSPKLGAIAGCMVTEGLIKRSNPIRVLRDNVVIYEGELESLRRFKDDVQEVKNGYECGIGVKNYNDVRVGDQIEVFETVEVKRTLD
- the nusA gene encoding transcription termination factor NusA, translating into MNKEILAVVEAVSNEKAVPRERIFEALEIALSTATKKKYEIEIDVRVEIDRKSGEFDTFRRWEAVEEVENPTKEISLEAAQYDDETIELGDFIEEEIESVKFDRITTQTAKQVIVQKVREAEREQVVEKFIDNEGELITGVVKKVNRETVVMDLGENAEAVILREDQLPRENFRPGDRVRGLLYSVRPEARGFQLFMTRSKPEMLTELFRIEVPEIAEDIIELKGAARDPGSRAKIAVKTNDRRIDPVGACVGMRGARVQAVSGELGNERIDIVLWDDNPAQFVINAMAPADVASIIVDEDTHSMDIAVEADNLAQAIGRSGQNVRLASQLTGWELNVMTVEDLQKKHEAESTEAIESFMKHLDIEQDFAELLVEEGFSSLEEVAYVPMSELLEIDGLDEDLVEELRGRAKDALTTLALAQEESFEGLHPADDLLGLEGLEREMAFKLAAKGVTTLEDLADQGIDDLEGIEDLTEERAGELIMAARNICWFGDEE
- the truB gene encoding tRNA pseudouridine(55) synthase TruB codes for the protein MARRRKGRPVNGVILLDKPTGISSNDALQKVKRIFFAEKAGHTGALDPLATGMLPICLGEATKFSQYLLDSDKRYRTIAKLGERTNTSDSDGEVVETRPVNVTEELLQECIEKFRGTTDQVPSMFSALKYQGKPLYEYAREGIEVPRESRKITVYEINLIRFEGDEVELEVHCSKGTYIRTIVDDLGEMLGCGAHVTYLRRTGVANYPYERMMTLEQLDELLKQAHIQEVAPKELLDPLLLPMDTAVEELPEVNLIPELADMVQHGQPVQVLGAPAEGPVRMTKGEEKLFIGVADIDDDGRIAPKRLVVFREES
- the rpsO gene encoding 30S ribosomal protein S15 → MSLNAETKAAIVAEYAQSEGDTGSPEVQVALLTASINHLQGHFANHKQDHHSRRGLLRMVSRRRKLLDYLKGKNLDRYHALIKRLGLRR